In Stomoxys calcitrans chromosome 2, idStoCalc2.1, whole genome shotgun sequence, the following proteins share a genomic window:
- the LOC106081784 gene encoding nucleotide exchange factor Sil1 codes for MKFCTFLILIGLIQTTWTKEAKETKKNHTTFVATHEWQEIEEGQGIPQGLHVRINLQTGKKEAKLLDESQEEYDKDNEHIQRAVHKDGALSILPDDNGGNEDEDGDSNGKAKKKIKHLDEAFKRIGIDYDPEEGGTKAKREFRSYEELKKTFEGMRKAFKSDAEIIIQFIEEFRNATKESKDADARIKIQTQILESFNYLMSQYDNALLFVEQGGLDHVILPTLVNVSYTHVGLKVEAMRVLGAMSQNNPKVQIKVYERNVGSHLTQILMTSTRTEELSTALYAFSSLLRKFPHAQQRILSTSGTQALVSVLSKDCDLKIKAKAATLISDIVLEKELVLSKSTVDDDPLAAAQYAELSFPEWLQANSYCETMDALVTSNLYDFLEAPDILEYFIHSLANTKSFCSLLWSQSPQLRHVLLTLRNRYSQSEDEYRLEISQLLNKLIDQLYPETVRHDEF; via the exons atgaaattttgcacatttttgaTATTAATTGGTTTAATCCAGACGACATGGACGAAAGAGGCCAAGGAAACTAAGAAGAATCACACGACGTTTGTGGCCACCCATGAATGGCAAGAAATTGAAGAGG gtcaAGGCATCCCTCAGGGTTTACATGTGCGTATTAATTTGCAAACAGGTAAAAAGGAAGCCAAGCTTTTGGATGAATCACAGGAAGAATATGATAAAGATAATGAGCACATTCAAAGAGCTGTGCACAAAGATGGTGCACTGTCAATTTTGCCGGACGATAATGGTGGAAACGAAGATGAAGATGGTGATAGTAATGGAAAAGCTAAGAAGAAAATCAAACACTTAGATGAGGCCTTTAAAAGGATTGGCATTGACTATGACCCAGAAGAAGGGGGAACCAAAGCAAAGCGAGAGTTTCGTTCCTACGAGGAACTGAAGAAGACATTTGAAGGCATGCGCAAAGCTTTTAAATCGGATGCCGAAATTATAATACAATTTATTGAAGAATTTCGCAATGCCACCAAGGAGAGCAAGGATGCTGATGCCCGCATTAAGATACAAACTCAGATATTGGAAAGTTTTAATTATCTCATGTCTCAGTATGATAATGCCCTACTGTTTGTGGAACAAGGTGGCTTGGATCATGTTATTTTGCCTACTCTAGTCAATGTGTCTTACACTCATGTGGGCCTAAAAGTAGAGGCCATGAGGGTATTGGGAGCCATGTCCCAGAATAATCCCAAGGTGCAAATTAAAGTATACGAAAGGAATGTGGGATCACATTTGACACAAATTCTGATGACCTCTACACGCACTGAAGAGCTTTCTACGGCTCTGTATGCTTTCAGTAGCCTATTAAGAAAATTTCCACATGCCCAACAACGTATTCTCTCCACATCGGGCACACAGGCCTTGGTGTCAGTGTTGAGCAAAGATTGcgatttaaaaattaaagcaaaagcTGCCACACTAATCAGTGACATTGTTTTGGAAAAGGAGTTGGTTCTATCCAAATCCACGGTGGATGATGATCCCCTGGCTGCTGCTCAATATGCAGAACTAAGTTTCCCAGAATGGTTGCAGGCCAACTCATACTGTGAAACAATGGACGCTCTGGTCACATCGAACTTATACGATTTTCTAGAGGCTCCCGACATTCTAGAATATTTTATACACTCTCTTGCCAATACAAAATCCTTTTGTTCACTACTCTGGTCTCAAAGTCCACAACTGCGGCATGTTCTATTGACTTTGAGGAATCGTTATTCCCAATCGGAGGATGAATACCGTTTGGAAATCTCTCAACTGCTAAACAAATTAATAGATCAATTGTATCCCGAGACCGTACGGCATGATGAATTCTAA